The Leptospiraceae bacterium DNA segment AACGAAGCAAGAGCAAAAACGATAAGCGCATAAAGTCTAAAAAAAAAATCGTCTTGAAATAAGAAATAAATAAAAAAAGGTACAAGAATTACTCGAAGAACTGTCAGAACATTCGGTAAATTAAAATTAGCCTTAAACATACAATTAAGACTCCCAAGTTCCGTCCATATCATATTCTGAAAATGAATTGATTTTGACTTTTCCAATTTGACCAGGTTTCAAATTCGGATTTGGAACATATACGGTCTCATCAATTTCAGGAGCATCTTGGAATCTTCTAACTTCGGCTATACCATTTTCAATACTGTCAACAATGGCTGGATACACTTTCCCAATTCTAGAAAGATGAATTTCTTTTAATATCTTTAAATGAGTTTCTCTGACTAAATTAACCCGTCGAGCCGCTTCCTTTTTGTTTACATCCATTTTTAAATCACCTGCTTTCGTTCCTTCTTGCGGAGAAAAGGCGAATAACGCAAGTTTTTCAGGTTTTATTTCTTCTACAAAACGTAATACTTCATCGACGTCCGATGCGGTTTCACCCGGGTAACCTAATATAATCGAAGTTCTAATTTCTAAATCTTTTACTTGCCTGGCTTTTCCAAATAAATCTTTAAAAAACGAAAAAGATCCAGTTCTATTCATAGACTTTAAAACTCTTTCGGAAACATGTTGAATTGGAGATTCTAAATAGGGCGCAAATTTAGAGTTTGAGTGAAATAAATCTAAAAGTTTTTCAGTTTTTTTATCGGGGTAAAGATAGAGTAGGCGCAATAATTCCAAGCCGTTTATTTCTGAGATTTTATTTAAAAGATCTTTTAGTTTTTCTGTATCCCTACCATAAAATACAGTATCTTGAGATACTATACAAAGTTCTTTTGCGCCGCGTTTAATAGCGATTAGGCTATCCTCATAAATTTTGTCTTCTGGTTGATCTCGAAATTCTCCACGAAGAGAAGGAATAATACAAAAATGACAACCTCTATTACAGCCATCGGATACTTTAATAAACGCATAAGGTTTAGGAGAATTAAATGCAGATTGAAAACTCTCTCTATCTAATATAGAAGTATTAATATCAGAAAAATTTACAAAGTCTTGCGGAAACTGATCTTTAATTATTTTTCCAGCTTGGCTATAACGACCTGTCCCAAAAACCAAATCGACTTCAGGCATATCACCACGAATCTCTTTCGGATAACGTTCAGCAAAACATCCTACTACAACAAGTTTCTGTGATTCTTGGCGTTTGATTTTTCCTGCAGTTAAAATAGTATCTATGGTTTCTTCTGTTGCAGATTGAATAAATGTACAAGTATTAATTAAATGGAAATCACTTTCTTCAGGAGTTTTTGCATGTGTCAGCCCCTCTTCTAAAAGGGACTTTTCCATGTGTAAAGAATCTGCTGTATTTTTAGGACATCCTAATGTGGTAATATAAAAAGACTTTGTGGCAGTTTCCTTTTTTTCCTTTAGACTTGATTTCAAAGTTTATTCTCCCAGTTCTCTAATGATGAATTGGGTATTGTCGTAAGGACTTGGAGCTTTTAGGAAAATTTTCTTAGCAAGTCTGCCGGGTCTTCCTAGTTTCACTTTTTCTTTTCCATTTTGAATCATTTCGACAGCGCCACCATCACCAACTTTTATTTCAAGTCTATCTCTTGCTTCGAGTTGTTTGGTTTCGCCAGAAGAAATAAGACCTTTTTCTCCAGTTTGACCATCTATAATAAATTCAACGTAACTAGATCGTGTAAAAAAAAGTGTAACTTGAATCGGAACATCACCTATTGGTTTGTTATTTCCATCCTGTTTTGCATCGCCACTCAATCGAACTAATATCTTCGCAGAATTGTCAGTAACCGCTTGTGTTACAATTTTGATTTCGCGTCGGAGGGATGCTAACTCCGGATTATTAAAACTTAATACTGATTCATTTCCAACCTTAGATTCAAAAGTATATACTTTTTTCTCTGGAAAGATATTAAATCCAATGACTGCAAAATTTTCTCCGTCAATTTTTTTAACTCCACGAATGAAAATTTTACATTGTTGGTTATTTACACTAAATGTAAAACCTTGTTCTGGTGTAAGAGTAAAGGGTACACTAGAATTTTCAGGTACGGACTGAGAGATAAACGAAATCTCAGGAATTGTCGCACTTGAATTGTTGCTTTCTGGGCTTACTGTTTCTGACGACTCAGTTACAACTGAATCTGTATTAGAAGAAGACTCACCTGAATCCGCAAAATAAATAACTAAAAATACAGCCAAACA contains these protein-coding regions:
- a CDS encoding MiaB/RimO family radical SAM methylthiotransferase, translated to MKSSLKEKKETATKSFYITTLGCPKNTADSLHMEKSLLEEGLTHAKTPEESDFHLINTCTFIQSATEETIDTILTAGKIKRQESQKLVVVGCFAERYPKEIRGDMPEVDLVFGTGRYSQAGKIIKDQFPQDFVNFSDINTSILDRESFQSAFNSPKPYAFIKVSDGCNRGCHFCIIPSLRGEFRDQPEDKIYEDSLIAIKRGAKELCIVSQDTVFYGRDTEKLKDLLNKISEINGLELLRLLYLYPDKKTEKLLDLFHSNSKFAPYLESPIQHVSERVLKSMNRTGSFSFFKDLFGKARQVKDLEIRTSIILGYPGETASDVDEVLRFVEEIKPEKLALFAFSPQEGTKAGDLKMDVNKKEAARRVNLVRETHLKILKEIHLSRIGKVYPAIVDSIENGIAEVRRFQDAPEIDETVYVPNPNLKPGQIGKVKINSFSEYDMDGTWES
- a CDS encoding helix-turn-helix domain-containing protein, whose amino-acid sequence is MNNKRVGQILREVREEKNLSVKDVSRDTNIAIKFIIALENEDYAQFPAETFTIGFLKTYSDYLKLDTAGMMNLYRGEQLVESQQPLEELTKPTVKMIALELEKNKLLPLGIIFGVCLAVFLVIYFADSGESSSNTDSVVTESSETVSPESNNSSATIPEISFISQSVPENSSVPFTLTPEQGFTFSVNNQQCKIFIRGVKKIDGENFAVIGFNIFPEKKVYTFESKVGNESVLSFNNPELASLRREIKIVTQAVTDNSAKILVRLSGDAKQDGNNKPIGDVPIQVTLFFTRSSYVEFIIDGQTGEKGLISSGETKQLEARDRLEIKVGDGGAVEMIQNGKEKVKLGRPGRLAKKIFLKAPSPYDNTQFIIRELGE